In Aspergillus nidulans FGSC A4 chromosome II, a single window of DNA contains:
- a CDS encoding uncharacterized protein (transcript_id=CADANIAT00005154) has protein sequence MATPTDITFENYNGSWTMDRTISDPTDPILAMQGLSWFMRTTLAWVTITLNTKQYQDAEHPDDKTIQHIDVDNIVTGGVQGTSEARVTDWKKREHSDTIFGRVEGQSRLIRGSAKDGKVRPDVDVCTRIQDEKIGRFLRGEIGADGSETEGFLVDPAGEGFGEGEGLWLQSWVESVDSTWTAEQIWGFETINGQRYHTRRVVCANNGEYVLARLVYTFVPPRNEDEDIAY, from the exons ATGGCTACTCCTACTGATATTACCTTCGAAAATTACAATGGCAGCTGGACGATG GATCGAACCATCTCCGACCCTACCGACCCTATCCTCGCCATG CAAGGCCTAAGCTGGTTCATGCGCACAACCTTAGCTTGGGTAACTATAACGCTGAACACAAAACAATACCAAGACGCCGAGCATCCCGACGACAAGACAATTCAGCACATTGACGTCGACAACATCGTGACTGGCGGTGTCCAAGGAACCAGTGAGGCCCGCGTGACGGATTGGAAGAAGCGCGAGCACAGCGATACGATCTTCGGCCGCGTGGAGGGTCAGTCGCGCCTCATCCGCGGCTCTGCGAAGGACGGTAAGGTGAGGCCAGATGTGGATGTTTGCACGAGAATCCAGGATGAGAAAATCGGGCGTTTTCTGCGAGGCGAGATTGGTGCGGATGGAAGCGAGACGGAGGGGTTCCTTGTTGACCCTGCGGGTGAGGGATTTGGTGAGGGAGAGGGCCTTTGGTTACAGAGTTGGGTGGAGAGTGTGGATTCGACTTGGACGGCTGAGCAG ATTTGGGGCTTTGAGACGATTAATGGCCAGCGCTACCACACTCGTCGGGTAGTCTGCGCCAATAACGGCGAATATGTCCTTGCTAGGCTAGTGTATACCTTTGTTCCTCCCCGGaatgaggacgaggacatTGCTTACTAG
- a CDS encoding dynactin subunit 2 (transcript_id=CADANIAT00005155) codes for MAFNKKYAGLPDLDLAPDIYETPDLTDEASTVPTATLRTASNPDDTGSDSDIDREPVNADEARAHFLGATVDARHVNFSDSIATKRKSYRSKSRQRRKDTLADEEDSDEETESVERKLARLQREVEELKDEMAASQNRPTSESGDVSGEAKDTSDDSVEKLSQALDNLYASSRGLLQPHSAAALISRKLASAPTQASEVSGGQSKAAASTEAETTVPVAGILSHAASFDTRLALIESAMGISTSLNPFVTEGSSEPPLQPVLPALDHLNSRLSTLITLLVGPTPIPAVPTTSAAATSTAVTTPHLEMLSTRVRKLTADAEALASARKRALDSAKAAHSSRHRTASDFSSPIDPEQAAQRDEQATKIQALYATLPTIQSLHPILPSVLERLRSLRAIHAGAAQAAESLDELEKRQADMAGEIEQWQEGLKVVEEKMSQSEAALKSNIELVEPWVRDLEKRMEKLESGK; via the exons ATGGCTTTCAACAAAAAATATGCTGGTCTCCCGGACCTG GATCTCGCTCCCGATATCTACGAAACCCCGGACTTAACAGACGAAGCCTCCACCGTCCCG ACAGCTACACTTCGTACAGCCTCAAATCCAGACGACACTGGTTCGGACTCGGATATTGACAGGGAACCCGTCAATGCGGACGAAGCGCGCGCCCATTTCCTCGGAGCTACGGTCGACGCCCGCCATGTAAACTTTTCAGACAGCATTGCTACGAAGCGAAAGTCGTATAGGAGTAAAAGCCGACAGAGGCGGAAGGACACCCtcgcagatgaagaagacagcgATGAGGAAACTGAGAGCGTGGAAAGAAAACTCGCACGTTTGCAGCGTGAGGTGGAGGAATTAAAAGATGAGATGGCGGCGTCTCAGAACCGTCCGACGAGCGAGTCCGGCGATGTCTCAGGCGAGGCGAAGGACACATCAGATGATAGCGTCGAGAAGCTCAGTCAGGCACTGGATAACCTCTACGCCTCCTCTCGGGGTTTGTTGCAGCCTCATTCAGCAGCCGCTCTGATATCTCGGAAGCTTGCATCAGCACCTACACAGGCGTCAGAAGTCAGTGGGGGCCAGAGCAAGGCCGCAGCAAGCACCGAAGCCGAAACCACTGTTCCCGTCGCTGGCATCCTCTCCCACGCCGCCTCCTTTGACACTCGACTAGCTCTCATCGAATCGGCGATGGGCATATCAACGTCATTGAACCCGTTTGTCACTGAAGGATCCTCAGAACCGCCTCTCCAACCAGTCCTTCCAGCACTCGACCATCTCAACTCCCGTCTCTCAACACTCATCACCCTTCTCGTCGGGCCGACCCCTATCCCCGCAGTACCGACAACGTCCGCTGCCGCAACCTCAACCGCGGTCACAACCCCGCACCTCGAGATGCTTTCTACCCGCGTCAGGAAGCTGACAGCAGACGCTGAAGCACTTGCGTCAGCGCGAAAACGCGCACTTGACTCCGCAAAGGCTGCGCACAGCTCGCGCCATCGCACAGCATCGGATTTCTCCTCCCCTATTGATCCCGAGCAAGCTGCTCAGCGCGACGAACAAGCGACAAAGATTCAAGCACTCTACGCCACTCTCCCTACTATTCAATCTCTTCATCCAATTCTCCCCAGTGTTCTAGAGCGCCTGCGCTCTCTCCGCGCCATCCACGCCGGCGCCGCGCAGGCCGCGGAATCACTTGACGAACTGGAAAAGCGCCAAGCTGATATGGCAGGGGAGATTGAGCAATGGCAGGAGGGGTtgaaggttgttgaggagaagatgtcTCAGAGTGAGGCAGCGCTAAAGAGTAATATCGAGCTTGTTGAACCGTGGGTGAGGGATCTAGAAAAGAGAAtggagaagttggagagtGGGAAGTGA
- a CDS encoding dolichyl-P-Man:Man(7)GlcNAc(2)-PP-dolichol alpha-1,6-mannosyltransferase (transcript_id=CADANIAT00005156), producing MLVCSILCFIIFNKTNSRLGYLLLLASIPVLVLFHLSIAPYTKVEESFHIQAIHDIETYGIPTHNVKDVLQAEYDHFTFPGAVPRTFAGAVALSGLSSPIIWLKHDIDRQFVARAILGLFNASSLLYFASSLRRTAGRATAIWYLLFQASQFHVLYYASRTLSNMFAFGMTTFALASLLPEPVSSATYRKRSRVALYLITIAGIVFRAELALFLATHTLFLLASGRISIQREIIPAGALGLVLGQAITLPIDSFFWQQYPLWPEFTAFKFNVVAGQASAWGTHPWHYYFTNALPRLLLNPLTYLIGIPISLLQPATRGIATSILIPSLAYIAIYSIQPHKEWRFIVYSIPSLTAAAALGTSYIWTHRTKSFIYRFLSLGMIVSTLFSFLLSSFALLPASSANYPGAHALNALHNHVLSAAPKSARGQHEPITVSVHLGNLACQTGVTRFLQLSDDRSKQQGSNISSTISWSYDKSPPPASLSAMQTFWSRFDYVLLEPHEAETLLSLSGSPTEYAYSQSYAWETVDSVTGFAGLHVLRPGEEASGGVEEGILKWLFGRKVNEWGILHSWRKIREGIRESVSKGWWVEVKMKEKIRILGRVR from the exons ATGTTGGTATGTTCAATTCTGTGCTttatcatcttcaacaaaACTAATTCAAGGCTAGGctatctgctgctcctcGCTTCGATCCCAGTGCTCGTTCTCTTTCATCTGTCGATCGCTCCGTACACAAAAGTAGAAGAGTCGTTCCATATCCAAGCCATCCACGACATAGAGACCTATGGAATCCCTACGCACAATGTCAAGGACGTATTGCAGGCTGAATATGATCATTTCACGTTCCCGGGTGCTGTGCCTCGGACGTTCGCCGGTGCAGTCGCTCTCTCTGGTCTCTCGTCGCCGATTATCTGGTTGAAGCATGATATCGACCGGCAGTTCGTTG CTCGGGCAATCCTAGGATTGTTCAATGCATCCTCACTTCTTTACTTTGCCAGCAGTTTGCGCCGCACGGCTGGGAGAGCCACTGCTATCTGGTACCTGCTGTTTCAAGCCAGTCAGTTCCACGTTCTATACTATGCATCGCGGACCTTATCCAATATGTTCGCGTTTGGTATGACCACCTTCGCTCTGgcatctctcctcccagaACCTGTGAGCTCAGCCACGTATCGCAAGCGAAGCAGGGTTGCTCTGTACCTGATCACAATCGCGGGTATTGTCTTCCGCGCTGAGCTGGCGCTGTTCCTGGCAACGCATaccctcttccttcttgcttCCGGACGCATCAGCATTCAGCGTGAGATCATTCCTGCCGGCGCTCTGGGCCTTGTCCTTGGTCAAGCCATCACACTCCCAATAGACTCATTCTTCTGGCAGCAATATCCCCTCTGGCCAGAATTCACAGCATTTAAGTTCAATGTAGTCGCCGGCCAGGCTTCCGCTTGGGGCACGCATCCATGGCACTACTACTTCACCAACGCGCTGCCCCgtctcctcctcaaccccctAACCTACCTCATCGGTATCCCTATATCCCTGCTGCAACCTGCAACCCGTGGCATCGCCacatccatcctcatcccatCACTCGCCTATATCGCCATTTATTCCATCCAACCACACAAGGAATGGCGATTCATTGTCTACTCAATTCCATCTTTAACAGCTGCCGCCGCGCTAGGTACGTCATATATCTGGACGCACAGGACTAAATCCTTCATCTACCGCTTCCTGTCGCTGGGAATGATTGTCTCAAcactcttttctttcctatTGTCATCATTTGCACTccttccagcatcatcagcaAACTACCCCGGCGCACACgccctcaacgccctccacAATCACGTCCTCAGCGCAGCGCCGAAAAGCGCGCGCGGACAGCATGAACCAATTACTGTCTCTGTGCACCTAGGAAATCTCGCCTGTCAAACAGGCGTCACGCGTTTTCTCCAACTCTCCGATGATCGCAGCAAACAACAAGGATCCAATATTTCATCCACAATATCATGGTCGTACGATAAATCCCCACCTCCCGCATCCCTTTCCGCAATGCAAACCTTCTGGTCCCGTTTTGATTACGTCCTTCTCGAACCCCACGAAGCAGAgaccctcctctccctctccggCTCCCCGACCGAGTACGCGTACTCACAGAGCTATGCGTGGGAAACCGTTGACTCAGTCACAGGGTTTGCGGGACTGCATGTTCTGAGACCCGGTGAGGAGGCCAGCGGTGGTGTAGAGGAGGGCATATTAAAGTGGCTTTTTGGAAGGAAAGTAAATGAGTGGGGGATTTTGCACTCCTGGAGGAAGATTAGGGAGGGTATTCGGGAGAGCGTTTCGAAAGGTTGGTGGGTTGAAGTcaagatgaaggagaaaatTAGAATTCTGGGGAGGGTAAGATAG
- the creB gene encoding protein creB (transcript_id=CADANIAT00005157), whose amino-acid sequence MGSFLKSFRKDVGSAAPSVGAPPAKKEPQPLPMTPLEKMLTELGPIRGDGSDKFYGMENFGNTCYCNSILQCLYYSVPFREAVLNYPKRTPIEDLEAALAKALRYQDPNARLEAEALAEKQKAANSPRPGQPPNPQQKPEDKDSPEYKKKLALQTLPLLETTDNSVSYGIPESLFSSLKDMFESIVGSQSRIGIIRPQHFLEVLRRENEMFRTAMHQDAHEFLNLLLNEVVVDVEKAAAKLLESPQPASDVSDSVIPSSSSGSRTPNTTRWVHELFEGLLTSETQCLTCEKASQRDEVFLDLSVDLEQHSSVTSCLRKFSAEEMLCERNKFHCDNCGGLQEAEKRMKIKRLPRILALHLKRFKYTEDLQRLQKLFHRVVYPYHLRLFNTTDDAEDPDRLYELYAVVVHIGGGPYHGHYVSIIKTQDRGWLLFDDEMVEPVDKNYVRNFFGDKPGLACAYVLFYQETTMEAVMKEQEQENTEPPVEVNASTLKQNGFSSSATLAHAHSASQVPTYEDHDRFTGLKRAPTAPQLSTHPEHTTTDSESLPSPAPDPAPLTSLPPIPPIPETPPAPLTSRKSDLQSKKERVKEEKERKAAEKEKEKQRRKEIETRLKDRQRREDDDLKAALEASKVSKEDEDRRNHAENGTSKKNAGGLGRFRSLSQRLSTKESRTSLSRIPPLPNGNHTLSKVPDESEQTHPKSPTPPAPLSRPASQPLNDDLLGSPRADTLAVPTEQEHIKNSKHDRSSHGKWRSFSLRKKSFNILSS is encoded by the exons ATGGGGTCGTTTCTGAAAAGTTTCCGAAAAGATGTG GGATCTGCCGCACCTTCTGTTGGGGCACCACCCGCAAAGAAGGAGCCCCAACCACTTCCGATGACCCCGTTAGAGAAGATGCTTACTGAGCTGGGCCCGATCCGAGGTGATGGCAGCGACAAGTTCTACGGAATGGAAAAC TTCGGAAACACTTG TTACTGCAACTCAATTTTACAATGTCTTTACTATTCTGTCCCCTTCCGAGAAGCCGTTCTTAACTATCCCAAGCGGACGCCGATCGAGGATCTAGAAGCAGCGCTCGCAAAAGCCCTCCGGTATCAGGATCCAAATGCCCGTCTGGAAGCGGAAGCTctggcagagaagcagaaggccgCCAACTCCCCACGGCCCGGACAGCCTCCGAACCcgcagcagaagccagaAGATAAGGATTCGCCGGAGtacaagaagaagttggcCCTGCAAACGCTCCCTCTCCTCGAGACTACTGATAACTCAGTCAGTTATGGTATACCAGAGTCATTATTTTCTTCACTGAAGGACATGTTCGAGTCCATCGTGGGGAGTCAGTCACGAATTGGGATAATCCGGCCGCAGCATTTCTTGGAGGTGCTCCGTCGCGAAAATGAGATGTTCCGGACAGCCATGCATCAGGATGCTCATGAATTTCTCAACCTCTTGCTTAACGAGGTAGTTGTGGATGTGGAGAAAGCCGCCGCAAAACTATTAGAGAGCCCTCAGCCCGCGAGTGACGTTTCAGATTCCGTCATTCCTTCGTCTAGTTCAGGTTCTAGAACGCCAAACACCACACGGTGGGTTCACGAACTGTTTGAGGGTCTACTTACTTCTGAGACACAATGTCTCACTTGCGAAAAAGCGTCTCAACGAGATGAAGTCTTTTTAGATCTATCGGtggatctggagcagcatTCGTCGGTTACCTCATGTTTGAGGAAGTTCTCGGCAGAGGAAATGCTTTGTGAGAGGAACAAGTTTCACTGTGACAACTGCGGCGGACTacaggaagcagagaagaggatgaagatcaaGCGTCTACCCCGAATTCTGGCTTTGCATTTGAAACGTTTCAAATATACCGAAGACCTGCAACGACTACAGAAACTCTTTCATAGAGTTGTCTACCCCTACCACCTTCGTCTCTTCAACACGactgatgatgctgaggatCCCGATCGTCTTTACGAGTTATATGCGGTGGTCGTACACATCGGCGGTGGTCCTTACCATGGACACTACGTTTCGATCATCAAGACCCAGGATAGAGGTTGGCTGCTTTTCGATGATGAAATGGTAGAGCCGGTGGATAAGAACTATGTACGCAACTTCTTTGGTGACAAACCAGGGCTAGCCTGTGCGTATGTGCTTTTCTACCAGGAGACAACCATGGAGGCCGTgatgaaggagcaggagcaggagaacaCGGAGCCGCCTGTTGAAGTAAATGCGTCTACTCTGAAGCAAAACGggttttcctcttcggcaacaCTTGCTCACGCCCACAGCGCATCCCAGGTCCCGACATATGAGGACCATGACCGTTTCACGGGCTTGAAACGAGCTCCAACCGCACCTCAACTATCAACGCATCCTGAACATACTACCACAGACTCAGAAAGTCTACCCTCTCCCGCTCCTGATCCTGCTCCTCTTACTTCATTACCCCCTATACCGCCAATCCCTGAGACACCACCGGCTCCGCTAACATCGCGAAAGAGCGATTTGCAGTCTAAAAAAGAACgggtcaaagaagagaaggagcggaAGGCGGccgagaaagaaaaagagaagcagcgcCGAAAAGAGATTGAGACAAGACTCAAAGATCGACAACGGCGCGAAGACGACGACTTGAAGGCAGCTCTCGAGGCAAGCAAAGTGtcaaaagaagatgaagatcgaCGCAATCACGCCGAGAATGGTACCTCTAAGAAGAATGCCGGTGGTCTTGGACGATTCAGAAGTCTTAGCCAGCGCTTAAGCACCAAAGAAAGCCGTACATCTCTGTCACGAATCCCGCCGCTTCCGAATGGAAATCACACTCTGAGCAAAGTCCCAGATGAGTCCGAGCAAACGCATCCGAAGTCACCAACACCGCCGGCGCCGTTGTCGCGACCAGCATCACAGCCACTTAATGACGATCTTTTAGGTTCTCCCCGCGCTGATACCCTTGCGGTTCCTACAGAACAGGAACATATTAAAAACTCAAAGCACGACCGGTCGAGTCATGGCAAGTGGCGAAGCTTTAGCCTCAGAAAGAAGTCCTTTAATATCCTCTCATCATGA
- a CDS encoding putative ubiquinone biosynthesis monooxgenase (Coq6) (transcript_id=CADANIAT00005158), with translation MRPLSAYALRPYVCPSCRSARILNRRRFGSEHAPVTDIYDVVCVGGGPAGLALLAALRASPATSKLKVALVESQDLDKARSWKLDPHQFSNRVSSLTPSSVSFLQKIGAWDHLDVSRTQPYQAMEVWDGETGSKISFDWSMETSPFEDLRTVATMTENANLVHALLSRIAASGDENLSMFSRSTVSSIENGAANGPNGADLSAWPVLSIAPAGSESSNAPASRIAARLLVGADGINSPVRRYADITTDGWDYQRHGIVATLSLADHIPPPFPIGTRTAYQRFLPALGGPIALLPLPNNNATLVWSTTVENAAYLKSLSPGAFIAMVNAAFRLGMPDLQYMMRMERPSSSSVTNLDEDLHESELTWRLQHTPSPSHLPPMVTGVQEGSVASFPLRFRHASTYISPRVALVGDAAHVIHPLAGQGLNLGLGDVASLSRTIEYAVTHGMDIGDILTLERYTAERYATNAKIGGTCDVLHKLYNVPGQGPVAWGRSLGFEIIDRVPFLKGFLMRNAD, from the exons ATGCGGCCATTATCTGCTTATGCCCTGCGGCCGTACGTCTGTCCTTCGTGCCGATCTGCGCGTATCCTGAATCGGCGGAGATTCGGCTCGGAACATGCGCCGGTAACGGATATATACGATGTAGTCTGTGTTGGAGGTGGTCCTGCCGGTCTGGCACTGCTGGCTGCTCTCC GCGCATCCCCAGCAACGTCGAAGTTAAAGGTCGCCCTCGTGGAATCGCAGGACCTAGACAAAGCCCGCTCGTGGAAGCTCGATCCGCACCAGTTTTCCAACCGCGTCAGCAGCCTCACGCCCTCGTCCGTGTCATTTCTGCAGAAGATCGGTGCTTGGGATCACTTGGATGTCTCACGGACGCAGCCCTACCAGGCTATGGAAGTGTGGGATGGAGAGACCGGGTCCAAGATTTCGTTCGACTGGTCCATGGAAACCTCGCCGTTTGAGGACCTCCGCACCGTCGCGACGATGACGGAGAACGCTAACCTCGTGCACGCGCTGCTCTCGCGGATCGCTGCGTCTGGGGATGAAAATCTTTCCATGTTCTCTCGATCAACAGTCTCCTCGATTGAAAACGGCGCGGCGAATGGGCCCAATGGCGCGGATCTCTCGGCGTGGCCGGTTCTTTCCATCGCACCGGCTGGGTCTGAGAGCTCGAATGCGCCAGCTTCCCGAATCGCCGCTCGACTCCTAGTCGGAGCGGACGGCATTAACAGCCCTGTCCGCCGGTACGCCGACATCACCACAGACGGCTGGGACTACCAGCGCCACGGCATTGTCGCAaccctctccctcgccgACCATATCCCTCCTCCGTTCCCCATCGGCACGCGGACAGCATACCAGCGCTTCCTGCCTGCCCTCGGTGGCCCAATCGCCCTTCTCCCGCTCCCAAACAACAACGCTACCCTTGTCTGGTCCACGACGGTCGAAAACGCAGCTTACCTCAAGTCCCTATCGCCGGGAGCCTTCATTGCCATGGTCAACGCCGCCTTCCGCCTGGGCATGCCAGATTTACAGTACATGATGCGCATGGAGCgcccctcgtcctcgtcggtcACGAACCTCGACGAAGACCTGCACGAGAGCGAACTCACTTGGCGCCTACAGCACACTCCATCCCCCTCTCATCTCCCTCCAATGGTCACAGGCGTGCAAGAAGGCAGCGTCGCCTCATTCCCGCTACGTTTCCGCCATGCGTCAACGTACATCTCACCGCGCGTAGCCCTAGTCGGCGACGCTGCGCACGTCATCCACCCTCTTGCCGGCCAGGGCCTAAACCTCGGCCTGGGCGATGTggcctccctctccagaacAATCGAGTACGCTGTGACGCATGGGATGGACATAGGCGATATCCTCACGCTCGAGAGATATACGGCTGAGCGGTACGCCACGAACGCAAAGATCGGTGGCACCTGCGATGTCCTGCACAAGCTTTATAACGTGCCCGGCCAGGGGCCTGTTGCGTGGGGGCGGAGTCTGGGATTTGAGATCATTGACCGAGTACCCTTTCTGAAGGGGTTTCTGATGAGGAACGCGGATTAA
- a CDS encoding uncharacterized protein (transcript_id=CADANIAT00005159) — MTDTKTSDPRDRSVSALASASTSASNPADSTTTSAQTKKQTQSNSQSSSLYPGLGANFAHDPKAPFSVNYDQEVYFQFMAGEEGTDTGSPDANKNKNKNKTLNQIYREEWVRRALNPAISDPRGDPSPIDFECAESQRIRERF, encoded by the exons ATGACAGACACCAAGACCTCAGATCCTCGAGATCGTTCTGTTTCAGCATTGGCttcagcctcaacctcggCCTCCAACCCAGCAGACTCCACCACTACCTCTGCCCAAACAAAGAAACAAACGCAGTCCAACTCTCAATCCTCTTCGCTCTACCCCGGTCTCGGCGCTAACTTCGCCCATGACCCTAAGGCCCCATTTTCCGTCAATTACGACCAAGAGGTCTATTTCCAGTTTATGGCTGGGGAAGAAGGTACTGACACGGGGTCACCTGATGCAAACAAAAACAAGAATAAGAATAAGACGCTCAACCAAATCTATCGGGAG GAATGGGTGCGTCGTGCATTAAATCCCGCGATTTCAGACCCAAGGGGTGACCCGAGTCCGATCGATTTTGAGTGCGCGGAGAGTCAGAGGATTAGGGAGAGGTTTTGA
- a CDS encoding protein snx4 (transcript_id=CADANIAT00005160), with amino-acid sequence MDHDDFDSVSWRHGPDSDISRPTTSGTDTAESPETRRDPNGKRRMSSASEIPQAGPHADALDLAGIGDGVLECRVDTPIKENDGTKDAYISYLVTTHTDFKSFQKADFTVRRRFTDFVFLYKTLYREYPACAVPPLPDKHKMEYVRGDRFGAEFTTRRAWSLHRFLKRLTLHPVLRRAPLLAIFLESPDWNAHMRLRGSRASTSGSDGGGTGIFDNFTDTFVNAFTKVHKPDRRFIEVREKADKLDEDLTHVEKIVARVARREADLETDYNDLATQFRKLVPLEPEVEVPLQVFAASVEETARGIKNLKDHTDQNYLGSLRDMEAYILSVKSLLKTREQKQLDFEALVDYRNKAVAERDSLAANPSSYYASNPLTSSPASFIRSKMEDMRGVDHEQSRRERMRKLELRIDELTREVESAKTTSEMFDEEVVREVADFERIKAIEFRDSLGALAEQHIEFYQGVLNTWERFVAEMEEEQSTGDAHPNA; translated from the exons ATGGATCATGACGACTTTGATAGCGTCTCGTGGCGCCATGGCCCAGACAGCGATATTTCTCGACCTACAACATCTGGAACAGATACCGCAGAATCACCTGAAACTCGTCGCGACCCCAATGGCAAGCGGAGGATGAGCTCGGCGAGTGAGATTCCCCAGGCGGGACCACATGCCGACGCCTTGGATCTCGCAGGCATCGGAGATGGAGTTTTAGAATGTCGGGTAGACACTCCAATAAAGGAGAATGATGGTACAAAGGATGCCTACATATCGTACCTGGTTACGACGCAT ACCGATTTCAAATCCTTTCAGAAGGCTGACTTCACCGTGCGGAGGCGATTCACCGACTTTGTTTTCCTCTATAAGACACTATACCGAGAATACCCTGCCTGCGCggtgccgccgctgccggATAAACATAAGATGGAATATGTGCGGGGGGACCGGTTTGGAGCAGAGTTCACCACGCGGAGGGCATGGTCTTTGCATCGGTTCTTGAAACGCTTAACGCTGCATCCGGTTCTGCGCAGAGCACCCTTGCTAGCTATTTTCTTGGAATCGCCTGACTGGAATGCGCACATGAGGTTGCGTGGGTCGCGGGCTTCAACAAGTGGATCGGATGGCGGTGGAACGGGGATTTTCGATAACTTCACTGACACATTCGTCAATGCATTCACAAAGGTCCATAAACCAGATCGCCGGTTTATTGAGGTGCGGGAGAAGGCGGACAAACTGGATGAGGATCTGACTCATGTCGAGAAGATTGTGGCCCGAGTTGCGCGGCGGGAGGCTGACTTAGAGACGGACTACAATGATCTGGCGACGCAGTTTCGTAAGCTTGTCCCACTGGAGCCAGAAGTCGAAGTGCCGCTCCAGGTCTTTGCTGCCTCTGTTGAAGAAACCGCGCGGGGAATCAAAAACCTCAAGGATCACACGGATCAGAACTACCTGGGCTCGCTTCGCGACATGGAAGCCTACATATTGTCCGTCAAGTCACTTCTAAAGACCCGCGAGCAAAAGCAGCTCGACTTTGAAGCGCTGGTCGACTACCGCAACAAAGCGGTGGCGGAGCGGGACTCCCTCGCCGCGAATCCATCCTCATACTATGCCTCCAACCCGCTGACTTCATCCCCGGCATCTTTCATCCGATCGAAGATGGAAGACATGCGCGGAGTGGACCACGAGCAGTCGCGCCGGGAGCGCATGCGTAAACTCGAGCTACGGATCGACGAGCTCACACGAGAAGTCGAATCAGCAAAGACCACTTCGGAGATGTTTGACGAAGAGGTCGTCCGGGAAGTGGCTGACTTTGAAAGAATCAAAGCAATCGAATTCCGAGACTCCTTGGGCGCGCTCGCAGAACAACACATTGAGTTTTATCAGGGTGTACTAAATACTTGGGAACGATTTGTGgctgagatggaggaggaacaGAGTACGGGGGACGCTCACCCAAACGCATAA